Proteins co-encoded in one Candidatus Glassbacteria bacterium genomic window:
- a CDS encoding YbbR-like domain-containing protein, whose translation MNLTRNLSLKMISLLIAVFLWLTVTSKEYRYGDFTIPLELNGLPKNLVVTSTSFDGQEVNNVTARVRASETLILSLGERSMFLSVDISGMGVGSHPVQLTEQMVMGRPPGAEITVIPRAVEIDIEQLMIRHDVVVNAEILGKPAENYDITSIRSDPSIVRVSGPGSIVEEIDMVRTQQINVDRLTEITLDRQVRLMPPNPAVNLFPETVNLRIRIEEKSISRKFEQVEIKIRGAEFQTRINPSRLDVWVQGPISQIKDLTVEDLAAYVLLDGDEARGENIRMDPQLDVSSGDSVSRVMLERFSQSYVDVLVTSKPLE comes from the coding sequence ATGAACCTGACCCGCAACCTGTCGTTGAAAATGATCAGCCTGCTGATCGCTGTGTTCCTCTGGCTGACTGTGACCAGCAAGGAATACCGTTACGGCGATTTCACCATCCCGCTGGAGCTGAACGGCCTGCCGAAAAACCTGGTGGTCACCAGCACGTCGTTTGACGGCCAGGAGGTGAACAATGTCACCGCGCGGGTGCGGGCCAGTGAAACCCTGATCCTCTCCCTGGGCGAGCGCTCGATGTTCCTGAGCGTGGATATCTCCGGAATGGGCGTGGGCAGCCACCCGGTGCAGCTTACCGAGCAGATGGTGATGGGCCGGCCGCCGGGGGCGGAAATTACTGTAATCCCGCGGGCGGTCGAGATCGATATCGAACAGTTGATGATTCGTCACGATGTGGTAGTCAACGCCGAAATACTGGGCAAACCCGCCGAGAACTACGATATCACCTCGATCCGCTCCGATCCGTCTATCGTCAGGGTCAGCGGTCCCGGCAGCATTGTCGAGGAGATCGACATGGTCAGGACCCAGCAGATCAATGTCGACCGGTTGACAGAGATTACGCTCGACCGCCAGGTCCGTCTGATGCCGCCCAATCCGGCGGTGAACCTCTTTCCGGAAACTGTCAACCTGCGGATCAGGATCGAGGAAAAAAGCATCTCGCGCAAGTTCGAGCAGGTGGAGATTAAGATCCGGGGGGCCGAATTCCAGACCAGGATCAACCCGTCGCGGCTCGACGTCTGGGTCCAGGGGCCGATCTCGCAGATCAAGGACCTGACTGTCGAGGACCTGGCCGCCTATGTCCTGCTCGATGGCGACGAGGCGCGGGGCGAGAATATCCGCATGGACCCGCAACTGGACGTCAGCTCCGGAGATTCAGTCTCCAGAGTCATGCTGGAGCGGTTTTCCCAGAGCTATGTCGACGTACTGGTAACCTCGAAACCACTGGAATGA
- a CDS encoding TonB-dependent receptor, producing the protein MLDPEKLTGFEAGADWRSRHLSFSATGYWNRISGAIVNEMCELLDGGGSVENLDAAARGG; encoded by the coding sequence GTGTTGGACCCGGAAAAGCTGACGGGGTTCGAGGCCGGAGCTGACTGGCGGAGCAGACATCTCAGTTTTTCGGCTACCGGCTACTGGAACCGGATCAGCGGGGCAATCGTCAACGAGATGTGCGAGCTGCTCGACGGCGGCGGGTCTGTCGAGAACCTGGATGCGGCCGCGCGGGGAGGCTGA
- a CDS encoding polysaccharide deacetylase family protein translates to MRRKEFFTTAAAGLTAAAAADGAANESEGPVHIVSLSFDDGFRKSFTRTAEIYEKFGLSACFNIVASGSDPDTEFSDSYATKHPIGGWELWNELADRGHEIMPHGWRHAHLPDMPLTEAQGLVRRCLDRFSEKLRGFDAKKSVFNFPYNQSSPELEAWLPEVVLAFRTSGGGINALPGKDTVKITTEGYGPDNSEEHLDRRLAEFTAGPSGWFVYNLHGLDEEGWGPIRASYLEKLLARPLDQPTVRMVPVGRVLMQS, encoded by the coding sequence ATGAGACGCAAGGAATTTTTCACCACCGCGGCGGCCGGGCTGACTGCGGCTGCCGCGGCGGACGGCGCAGCCAACGAAAGCGAGGGGCCGGTGCACATCGTCAGCCTGAGTTTCGATGACGGGTTCCGCAAATCGTTCACCCGCACGGCGGAGATCTACGAGAAGTTCGGGCTCAGCGCCTGTTTCAACATTGTCGCCTCGGGCTCCGACCCGGACACCGAGTTCAGCGACTCCTACGCGACCAAACACCCGATCGGCGGCTGGGAGCTGTGGAACGAGCTGGCCGACCGCGGCCACGAAATCATGCCCCACGGCTGGCGGCACGCCCACCTTCCCGACATGCCGCTGACCGAGGCCCAGGGCCTGGTCCGCCGCTGCCTGGACCGGTTCAGCGAGAAACTGCGCGGGTTCGACGCAAAAAAAAGCGTGTTCAATTTCCCCTACAACCAGAGTTCGCCGGAACTGGAAGCCTGGCTGCCCGAGGTGGTGCTGGCGTTCCGCACCTCCGGCGGCGGGATCAATGCCCTGCCGGGTAAAGACACCGTGAAGATAACCACCGAGGGCTACGGGCCGGACAACTCCGAGGAGCACCTGGACAGGCGGCTGGCCGAGTTCACCGCCGGGCCGAGTGGCTGGTTCGTGTATAACCTGCATGGCCTGGACGAGGAAGGCTGGGGGCCGATCCGGGCCAGTTACCTGGAAAAACTGCTGGCCCGGCCGCTGGATCAGCCGACCGTGCGGATGGTACCGGTGGGGCGGGTGCTGATGCAGAGCTAA
- a CDS encoding ATP-binding protein: protein MLKAMNKDPLKRYRDAAELLADIDSLLGGESEDEQSAQPPVRISVNPYLNRNMIRDRKFFYGRRKEVTTIYSRIGAARPQSVSIVGERRIGKSSLLHFINDPGNRLSYLDESAGYIFLFLDFQEKRRGTVDEFFGSLLELLAQEADDKLEELPEAGYDGFKQACEQIDEEGLKLILLFDEFEAITKNRNFEPEFFAFLRSLANNYNVAYVTSSVKNLQEMCHNREISDSPFFNIFSNLNLGAFSLQEAKKFVAEPSRACGNPLEEHFETIVELGGYFPFYMAIACSSLFDFDFEHADPRKTVLENVEEQFLEEAGMHFQFIIDSLGPDELKVCRKLTEGVQLDSIDHFVIKGLLRRGYLIPGDSDREYRLFSRTFERMLGDELLKRESS from the coding sequence GTGCTCAAGGCGATGAACAAGGACCCGCTCAAGCGTTACCGGGACGCAGCGGAGCTGCTGGCGGATATCGATTCGCTGCTTGGCGGCGAGAGCGAAGATGAACAGAGCGCTCAGCCTCCCGTTCGCATCAGTGTCAATCCTTATCTCAACCGCAACATGATCCGGGACAGGAAGTTTTTTTATGGCCGGCGCAAGGAAGTAACGACGATTTATTCCAGGATCGGGGCGGCGCGCCCGCAGTCGGTCTCGATAGTCGGCGAGCGGCGGATCGGCAAAAGCAGTTTGCTGCATTTCATCAACGATCCGGGAAACCGGCTGAGCTACCTCGATGAATCTGCCGGCTATATCTTCCTGTTCCTCGATTTCCAGGAGAAACGCCGGGGCACTGTCGACGAGTTTTTCGGCTCCCTGCTCGAACTGCTGGCCCAGGAAGCGGACGACAAGCTGGAAGAGCTTCCGGAAGCCGGCTACGATGGTTTCAAGCAGGCCTGCGAGCAGATCGACGAGGAAGGCCTCAAGCTGATCCTGCTGTTCGACGAGTTCGAGGCGATAACGAAAAACCGCAATTTCGAGCCGGAGTTTTTCGCTTTCCTCCGTTCGCTGGCCAATAACTACAACGTGGCCTATGTCACCAGTTCCGTCAAAAATCTTCAGGAAATGTGCCACAACCGTGAAATCAGCGACTCGCCGTTCTTTAATATCTTCTCCAACCTGAATCTCGGCGCTTTCAGTCTTCAGGAAGCGAAAAAATTCGTGGCCGAACCCAGCCGGGCCTGCGGCAATCCTCTGGAGGAGCATTTCGAGACCATTGTCGAACTGGGCGGCTATTTTCCGTTTTACATGGCGATCGCCTGTTCCAGCCTGTTCGACTTCGATTTCGAGCATGCCGACCCGCGCAAAACAGTCCTGGAAAATGTGGAGGAGCAGTTTCTCGAGGAAGCAGGGATGCATTTCCAGTTCATTATCGACAGCCTGGGGCCGGATGAACTGAAAGTCTGCCGCAAGCTGACCGAGGGTGTCCAGCTGGACTCGATAGACCACTTCGTGATCAAGGGCCTGCTCCGCCGCGGTTACCTTATTCCCGGCGACAGCGACCGCGAGTACAGGCTGTTCAGCCGCACGTTCGAGCGGATGCTGGGAGATGAATTGCTGAAGCGGGAAAGCTCTTAA
- a CDS encoding prolyl oligopeptidase family serine peptidase: protein MKTFFAVLALCLLGVNLRAGGKDSIEAELKFLDLPTFRTGESGPLWGRVVLTYKSDRLEPLKARVSLKIGAGASWQEGEWIDAWPGIPSSLPVAITLDSPEAENRVHTARLRVELGDKVVLSRLVDLFVREHGMFFRSYRSRLDDSVYPYALYLPQGYDSPGRSWPLVVSLHGAYSNYANNLKRLFGIGNRPGESDELALRSFPTMPVLPPVAGIVVCPWGRGTMSYHGPGERDVLDVLEIVREQYAVDPGRIGLTGLSMGGNGTWEMALRHPGIFSAAVPVCPPADMNLSDFYVDVLSPQAGKFPFIEQIFEQNQIANWALNAKAFPIHIYHGTDDPVVPIHHSHEMVKALAEQGIEAPLSTFDNVGHNAWDPAYENGETLRRLMGAVRETPARVIEFTTCRYQHARYQWLEITRFETYGDYAVINAIWNPDNKKITLQKTTNVAALDIYPDDLGLESGDKLTVGFSGGNSIGLTVKDSSPLALTVSCDKIRQGGVNKANIKRKGVEGPIWEALSDRVLLVFGTGPGGEETLRRTLRFVDWGDLPDTHFIIRPDTEVSNKDMIESHLVLFGDERSNKLIARINAKAPVRFDGDKVVAGKHSYPRDEISFKCVFPNPLEPGRLVMVNYAEEWDYSKLWSFQGVFKTLPDYMIYRRGGTRPFSTEMLAAGFFAENWDWQD from the coding sequence ATGAAAACTTTTTTTGCAGTCCTGGCACTTTGCCTGCTGGGCGTCAACCTGAGGGCGGGGGGAAAGGACTCGATCGAGGCGGAACTCAAATTCCTGGACCTTCCCACTTTCCGTACCGGCGAGTCCGGTCCGCTGTGGGGCCGGGTGGTGCTGACTTACAAATCCGACAGGTTGGAACCGCTCAAGGCCCGCGTATCGCTGAAAATTGGTGCCGGGGCAAGCTGGCAGGAAGGCGAATGGATCGACGCCTGGCCCGGTATCCCCTCATCGCTGCCCGTTGCGATCACCCTGGACAGTCCGGAGGCGGAAAACCGGGTCCACACGGCCAGGCTGAGAGTGGAACTCGGCGACAAGGTGGTCCTCTCGCGCCTGGTCGACCTGTTTGTCCGCGAACACGGGATGTTTTTCCGCAGCTACCGCAGCAGGCTCGATGACTCTGTCTATCCCTACGCGCTCTACCTTCCCCAGGGCTACGACTCCCCCGGGCGCTCATGGCCTCTGGTGGTGAGCCTGCACGGTGCTTATTCCAACTACGCCAACAATCTCAAGCGCCTGTTCGGAATCGGCAACCGGCCGGGTGAGTCCGATGAACTCGCCCTGCGCTCGTTTCCCACCATGCCCGTACTGCCCCCGGTGGCCGGGATCGTGGTCTGCCCCTGGGGCCGGGGCACGATGAGCTACCACGGACCAGGCGAGCGGGACGTGCTCGACGTGCTGGAGATTGTCCGCGAGCAGTACGCAGTCGATCCCGGACGGATCGGCCTGACCGGCTTGTCGATGGGCGGTAACGGGACCTGGGAGATGGCCCTGCGCCACCCGGGAATTTTCTCCGCGGCCGTACCGGTCTGTCCGCCGGCGGACATGAACCTTTCGGACTTCTATGTCGACGTACTCAGCCCTCAGGCCGGCAAATTTCCGTTTATCGAGCAGATTTTCGAGCAGAACCAGATAGCCAACTGGGCGCTGAACGCCAAGGCGTTTCCGATCCATATCTACCACGGCACCGATGACCCGGTGGTGCCGATCCATCATTCCCACGAGATGGTGAAAGCCCTGGCCGAACAAGGAATCGAGGCCCCTCTGTCAACCTTCGACAATGTGGGCCACAACGCCTGGGACCCGGCCTACGAGAACGGCGAAACCCTGCGCCGCCTGATGGGCGCCGTGCGCGAGACTCCGGCCCGCGTGATAGAATTCACCACCTGCCGCTACCAGCACGCCCGCTACCAGTGGCTGGAAATCACCAGGTTCGAGACATATGGCGACTATGCGGTGATCAACGCCATCTGGAATCCCGATAACAAAAAAATCACACTGCAGAAAACAACGAATGTGGCAGCGCTGGATATCTATCCCGACGACCTGGGTCTGGAATCTGGAGACAAGCTGACAGTCGGGTTCAGCGGCGGTAACAGTATCGGTCTGACAGTGAAAGACAGCAGCCCGCTTGCCCTGACAGTGTCATGCGACAAGATTCGCCAGGGCGGTGTTAACAAAGCGAATATCAAGCGCAAGGGAGTGGAGGGACCGATCTGGGAGGCGCTCTCCGATCGGGTGCTGCTGGTGTTCGGCACCGGGCCGGGCGGCGAGGAAACTTTACGCCGGACACTGCGGTTTGTCGACTGGGGCGACCTTCCCGATACCCATTTCATTATCCGCCCCGATACGGAAGTCAGCAATAAGGATATGATTGAGAGCCACCTGGTACTGTTCGGCGACGAGCGCTCCAACAAGCTTATTGCCCGGATCAACGCCAAAGCCCCTGTACGTTTCGACGGAGACAAGGTCGTGGCCGGCAAGCACAGCTACCCCCGTGATGAAATCTCGTTCAAGTGCGTGTTCCCCAACCCGCTCGAGCCGGGCCGCCTGGTGATGGTCAACTACGCAGAGGAGTGGGACTACAGCAAGCTCTGGTCGTTCCAGGGAGTGTTCAAGACACTGCCGGACTACATGATCTACCGCCGCGGCGGCACGCGGCCGTTTTCCACCGAGATGCTGGCCGCCGGTTTTTTCGCCGAGAACTGGGACTGGCAGGACTGA
- a CDS encoding M6 family metalloprotease domain-containing protein, whose product MARPVKLIMILLVMLANVPLMAITPPESGGFPAGFWDEILSGRDSVRYGDPGWVQRMGQRRLIREQIAAGRTTLAALDQAQFVLPVILGRYSDASVTHNAAEFTALLFGENPTGSLSDYYDEISYGQFRLTGKVYGWFDLDNPQSYYDGGDNGQGSDFPTNRSGFVRDAVAAADDSVDFSLYDNDGPDGNPNSGDDDGYVDGVYVVYPGLGSNQTTYGDPDNLWPASSTLGSNEFTTNDISYNGGFIKVNAWAIAPEIYGRSGGVREIQPIGVFAHEFGHVLGLPDLYDRTGDLEGPDFDDSEGLGNWCLMAGGSYGGDGEHAASPTHMSAWCKLIMGWVTPVTVEQEGQYSITQAETADNVYRLWADDHRLSSYFLVENRQQVGFDEFIEGPGLLIYHVDEIRWYGEARFSSGVNNDDESFKLVDIEAADGFTDMDDNVNPGDDGDPWPGSSGNRTFNGNSTPSSRDYEGNSTGVSIENISDPGETMSAYFRPAVEQGYGIAYDEQGISGWGWGPGTGEDYWAGVLFTAGDSGSLEALDIGFREDDNTYTVEIYSSLTSPLFNGWTPSGLLAVYDDSIETSGWHTIQLPEPVQLGAGQDFFVSLLIYNQAYSVSYDHYGEHSGRSYTSSDGVFFYDGISTSDAGGDINIRARVRTFNPQAAPLPALSAAEIDFGAVNTGSSSSRAFSLYNNGDAELSASISLSGSPAFSVSPSAAAVAPGDSQEVTVTFAPTADGSYDGTVTVTGADTSLTVALSGSAATLSVFKNSIGDETFTETTGTYELWVELNPVIDNPLVEIVYSLDGETFSGGVECVLVDGRYVGSLPAQPLNSTILYYFFVSGDGEESYSLPAGAPLDSYTLTVALNKPGDLDGDWRVSIFDVLEVLGALGDPEAAATHDVDSDGDVDIFDLLEVLRLMGRD is encoded by the coding sequence ATGGCTCGTCCGGTCAAACTGATAATGATTCTGCTGGTTATGCTGGCGAACGTACCCCTGATGGCCATCACTCCGCCGGAAAGCGGCGGTTTCCCCGCCGGGTTCTGGGACGAGATCCTCTCCGGCCGCGACAGTGTCCGTTACGGCGACCCCGGCTGGGTACAGCGGATGGGGCAGCGGCGGCTCATTCGCGAACAGATCGCCGCCGGACGTACCACTCTGGCCGCGCTGGACCAGGCCCAGTTTGTCCTGCCGGTGATTCTCGGCCGCTACAGCGACGCCTCGGTTACCCACAACGCGGCGGAGTTTACCGCTCTGTTGTTTGGCGAAAATCCAACAGGGTCACTCTCGGATTACTACGACGAAATCTCCTACGGCCAGTTCCGGCTGACCGGCAAGGTGTACGGCTGGTTCGATCTGGATAACCCCCAGTCCTACTACGACGGCGGCGATAACGGCCAGGGTTCCGATTTCCCCACCAACCGCTCCGGCTTTGTCCGCGATGCCGTGGCCGCCGCCGATGACAGCGTCGATTTCAGCCTGTACGACAACGACGGGCCGGACGGAAACCCCAATTCCGGTGACGACGACGGCTATGTGGACGGGGTCTATGTGGTCTACCCCGGCCTGGGTTCCAACCAGACTACTTACGGCGACCCGGACAACCTCTGGCCTGCCTCGAGCACCCTGGGCAGCAATGAGTTCACCACCAACGATATCTCGTACAACGGCGGATTTATCAAAGTCAACGCCTGGGCGATTGCCCCGGAAATCTACGGCCGCAGCGGAGGGGTGAGAGAAATCCAGCCGATCGGCGTTTTCGCCCACGAATTCGGCCACGTCCTGGGCCTGCCCGACCTCTACGACCGCACCGGCGATTTGGAAGGGCCTGATTTCGATGACTCGGAAGGGCTGGGCAACTGGTGCCTGATGGCCGGCGGCAGTTACGGCGGCGACGGGGAGCATGCGGCTAGCCCCACGCACATGTCCGCCTGGTGCAAGCTGATCATGGGCTGGGTGACCCCGGTCACGGTCGAGCAGGAGGGGCAGTACTCCATCACCCAGGCGGAGACTGCCGATAATGTTTACCGGCTTTGGGCCGACGACCACCGGCTGAGCAGCTATTTCCTGGTCGAAAACCGCCAGCAGGTTGGGTTCGACGAGTTTATTGAGGGGCCGGGACTGTTGATCTACCACGTGGACGAGATCCGCTGGTACGGCGAGGCGCGCTTCAGCAGCGGAGTCAACAACGACGATGAGTCTTTCAAGCTGGTGGATATCGAGGCGGCCGACGGGTTTACCGATATGGACGACAACGTCAACCCTGGCGATGACGGCGACCCCTGGCCCGGCAGTTCGGGAAACCGTACGTTCAACGGCAACAGCACGCCCTCAAGCCGTGACTATGAAGGCAACTCCACGGGCGTGTCTATCGAGAATATCAGCGATCCCGGCGAAACTATGAGCGCTTATTTCCGTCCGGCTGTCGAGCAGGGCTACGGGATCGCTTACGACGAGCAGGGGATTTCCGGCTGGGGCTGGGGGCCGGGCACGGGCGAGGACTACTGGGCAGGCGTGCTGTTCACCGCCGGGGATTCCGGCTCTCTGGAGGCCCTGGATATCGGCTTCCGGGAAGACGACAACACCTACACGGTGGAAATCTACTCCTCGCTGACCTCGCCGTTGTTCAACGGCTGGACGCCCTCCGGGCTGCTGGCCGTCTATGACGATTCTATCGAAACCAGCGGCTGGCACACCATTCAACTCCCGGAACCGGTACAACTCGGCGCGGGCCAGGATTTCTTTGTCAGCCTGCTGATCTACAACCAGGCGTATTCCGTCTCCTACGACCATTACGGCGAGCACTCCGGCCGCTCGTATACATCGAGTGACGGCGTGTTTTTCTACGACGGGATCAGCACCAGCGATGCGGGCGGGGATATCAATATCCGCGCGCGGGTGCGCACGTTCAATCCGCAGGCCGCGCCCCTGCCGGCGCTGTCGGCCGCGGAGATCGACTTCGGCGCGGTGAACACCGGCTCATCGTCAAGCAGGGCGTTCTCGCTCTACAACAACGGTGACGCCGAGCTGAGCGCCTCGATTTCCCTCAGCGGCTCCCCGGCGTTCTCGGTCTCGCCCTCGGCGGCCGCGGTCGCTCCGGGAGACAGCCAGGAAGTGACAGTCACGTTCGCGCCCACGGCCGACGGCAGTTACGACGGGACCGTGACAGTCACCGGCGCGGATACCAGCCTGACGGTGGCGCTGAGCGGCTCGGCCGCGACCCTGTCCGTGTTCAAAAACTCGATCGGCGACGAGACATTCACGGAAACGACCGGCACATACGAGCTGTGGGTGGAGCTGAACCCCGTGATCGACAACCCGCTGGTGGAGATCGTCTACAGCCTGGACGGCGAGACTTTCAGCGGCGGGGTGGAGTGCGTGCTGGTTGACGGCCGCTACGTGGGCAGCCTGCCCGCCCAGCCGCTGAACAGCACGATCCTCTACTACTTCTTCGTCAGCGGTGACGGGGAGGAGAGTTACAGCCTGCCCGCGGGAGCGCCGCTGGATTCATACACGCTCACGGTGGCGCTGAACAAGCCCGGCGATCTGGACGGTGACTGGCGGGTGAGCATTTTCGACGTGCTCGAGGTGCTGGGCGCCCTCGGCGACCCGGAGGCGGCGGCCACCCACGACGTGGACTCCGACGGCGACGTGGACATTTTCGATCTGCTGGAGGTCCTGCGGCTGATGGGGCGGGATTGA
- a CDS encoding TIGR00159 family protein — protein sequence MSEILDNLGGIMTALIDILLVATFIYYVLYPLKGTRSARIAIGIVFLILLYYISNRFQLQTMAWLLQNFMGYIVLVVIVIFQADIRKALATFGRNPFFDFFHLGKHDIGYLVELQRAVNLMAQRNIGALIVIERELELKNLVDIGSRLDAEVRSELLLSLFNTRSPLHDGAVIISGNRIANAGAILPLTSRTDISKEYGTRHRAAIGLSEECDAVVVVVSEERGTVSIALDGQISKLDTALELERRLKPLLKY from the coding sequence ATGTCGGAGATACTTGACAACCTCGGCGGAATCATGACCGCCCTGATCGACATACTGCTGGTCGCGACGTTTATCTATTATGTCCTCTACCCGCTCAAGGGCACGCGCAGCGCCAGAATCGCAATCGGGATCGTGTTCCTGATCCTGCTCTATTATATCTCGAACCGTTTCCAGCTCCAGACCATGGCCTGGCTTCTGCAGAACTTCATGGGATATATCGTCCTGGTGGTGATCGTGATTTTCCAGGCGGATATCCGTAAGGCGCTGGCCACGTTCGGGCGCAACCCGTTTTTCGACTTTTTCCATCTCGGCAAACATGATATCGGCTACCTGGTGGAGCTCCAGCGGGCGGTTAACCTGATGGCCCAGCGTAATATCGGCGCCCTGATCGTTATCGAGCGGGAGTTGGAACTCAAGAACCTCGTGGACATCGGCTCCCGTCTGGACGCAGAGGTGCGCAGCGAACTGCTGCTCTCGCTGTTCAACACGCGCAGCCCGCTTCACGACGGGGCCGTAATAATTTCCGGCAACCGGATCGCCAATGCCGGCGCTATTCTGCCGTTGACCAGCCGCACGGATATCAGCAAGGAATACGGCACTCGTCACCGCGCCGCTATCGGTCTCAGCGAGGAGTGCGACGCCGTGGTCGTGGTGGTCAGCGAGGAGCGCGGAACGGTGTCGATCGCCCTGGACGGACAGATCAGCAAGCTCGATACCGCCCTGGAGCTGGAGAGAAGGCTTAAACCGCTGTTGAAATATTGA
- a CDS encoding ThuA domain-containing protein, producing MNWKLSLPVAAVLLAAVMAAPLAAQRTLNVLVFADAYHYGPAGHELARALDDSTRGLGLNADFTNTENVLSPKSLNRYDVLVLFNHNDITRTHEKNITDFVRAGGGLVALHHIINKANGNPELTRLVGAFYEVDDGMIGHRDFNIVRIEGVEHPVLEGIPEKFMIYDDQDFRIQFYPGQEVNRLLSCDIRDNGEQNDCGWTRTEGAGRVVFLSPGDPVARNPFVNNEPLFQLILNSIRWTAGN from the coding sequence ATGAATTGGAAATTAAGCTTGCCGGTTGCTGCTGTCCTGCTGGCTGCGGTGATGGCTGCGCCGCTGGCGGCGCAGCGGACGCTGAACGTGCTCGTTTTCGCCGACGCCTACCACTACGGTCCCGCCGGTCACGAACTGGCCCGTGCGCTGGACGACAGCACCAGGGGCCTCGGCCTCAACGCCGATTTCACCAATACGGAAAACGTGCTCTCGCCCAAGTCCCTGAACCGTTACGATGTGCTCGTACTGTTCAACCACAACGATATCACCCGGACCCACGAGAAGAATATCACCGATTTCGTGCGCGCCGGCGGCGGGCTTGTGGCCCTGCATCACATCATCAACAAGGCCAACGGCAATCCCGAGCTAACCCGGCTGGTCGGCGCCTTTTACGAGGTCGACGACGGGATGATCGGCCACCGTGATTTCAATATCGTCAGGATCGAGGGGGTCGAGCACCCCGTACTCGAGGGAATCCCGGAGAAGTTCATGATATACGACGATCAGGACTTCCGGATCCAGTTCTACCCGGGTCAGGAGGTCAACCGGCTGCTGAGCTGCGATATCCGGGACAACGGCGAGCAGAACGACTGCGGCTGGACCCGTACCGAGGGCGCCGGCCGGGTAGTGTTCCTCAGCCCCGGCGACCCGGTGGCTCGCAATCCGTTCGTCAACAACGAGCCGCTGTTCCAACTGATACTGAACTCGATCCGCTGGACGGCGGGCAACTGA
- a CDS encoding VanZ family protein, with amino-acid sequence MHLRARTLLFLIAACMYSILLFIIANYLPLITNGAAQILTWVVYARIVRGLVIFLAAVLIYIVFIRFTLIPRRGLFLLQLVPFIGVTAWFVSRLGESVNEYVHYPQYAACVLVWFAALTRLRCETGHSGGFAARLIGKAGPLGGALAISVLLGFAEEGYQYFAPRRTFDVQDILLNVMGVWLGAIIIWTTRDRRED; translated from the coding sequence ATGCATCTGCGCGCAAGGACACTCCTGTTTCTGATTGCCGCCTGCATGTATTCGATCCTGCTGTTTATTATCGCCAACTACCTTCCCCTGATCACCAACGGGGCGGCGCAAATTCTGACCTGGGTTGTCTATGCCCGGATTGTGCGGGGCCTGGTCATTTTCCTGGCGGCGGTGCTCATCTATATCGTTTTCATCCGGTTCACCCTGATCCCCCGGCGTGGCCTGTTCCTGCTTCAACTGGTCCCGTTTATTGGAGTCACCGCCTGGTTCGTGAGCCGTCTGGGCGAAAGTGTCAACGAATATGTCCATTATCCGCAGTACGCCGCCTGCGTTCTTGTCTGGTTCGCCGCACTGACCCGCCTGCGTTGTGAAACCGGGCATTCGGGAGGATTTGCGGCCCGGCTGATCGGCAAAGCAGGTCCGCTGGGCGGAGCGCTGGCAATCTCTGTCCTGCTGGGATTTGCCGAGGAAGGCTACCAGTATTTCGCACCACGCAGAACGTTCGACGTTCAGGATATCCTGCTCAATGTGATGGGCGTCTGGCTCGGCGCGATTATTATCTGGACCACCAGGGACAGGCGTGAAGACTGA